A region of Aquarana catesbeiana isolate 2022-GZ linkage group LG08, ASM4218655v1, whole genome shotgun sequence DNA encodes the following proteins:
- the LOC141106514 gene encoding uncharacterized protein, whose amino-acid sequence MDDQPPFTSPDGSSNRNSPERCPRPLYSKNYRRHDDKISHCYKGTNQDQVEVKEEKGESYMKSDQRCKEEEFSPEIITAGPSNRNTPGYSSHPYSRDSSPEDHKNTQDYHGEDLFNIKVEVKEEAEEIYEKGDKSCKEEEIPPEISTDVHYMRNNWEKRPIISPEGELEDDGAYDSSEENPTTPNVHPVFQNAELSSDPSTSGRSFPDHSPPATHHTPHSGLFKRRAALTGKSSTRAGTGGRKRALASATLSSEDDEDEAGPPKKLGGGLRNIRFSHEENCVLVHTVMDNWTSLYGAQSQKISFAQKKYLWQTVVSAVNAVSHYGRTVHHCKKRLSDIKRYLRTKLATHKKYPRGTGGSTPMDLKLTEYEEELLLVVGEEVMTGLEGAHLSTDRVEESEYIGSPEQLSPAPSLPEEEESRKDDLSETPAVYPDEENTRESHQVKGGQMPPAQRQNDGSREDTMTISLLPVDSTPSTATQLTSTNHRETQNTAPSPQLPSTNQMTTPGTYEDSIISTLSNVVSKVERLNAQSRKEINRSHRLLNNIHTDLLLLKEELKVHREQQTAQSEKMVKLLEESNALKKIKLQLMREKIDLMRGQVPSTSSSTLETPAPSPVKESTSPSLPTQMSRNLPESNPSPVGSLSAREMQF is encoded by the exons ATGGATGATcaaccacccttcacatcaccgg atggatccagtaacagaaattccccagagagatgtccccgtcctttGTATTCCAAGAACTATAGGAGACACGATGACAAGATCTCTCACTGCTATAAG GGCACAAATCAGGATCAAGTTGAAgtgaaagaagaaaaaggagagtCGTACATGAAAAGTGATCAACGATGTAAGGAGGAGGAATTTTCTCCGGAGATCAtcacag CTGGTCCCAGTAACAGAAATACACCAGGATATTCCAGTCATCCTTATTCCAGGGATTCTTCACCGGAAGATCATAAAAACACACAGGACTATCAC GGTGAAGACCTTTTTAATATTAAAGTTGAAGTGAAAGAGGAAGCAGAAGAGATCTACGAGAAGGGTGATAAGTCATGTAAGGaggaggaaatccctccagagatcagcacag ATGTACATTACATGAGGAATAACTGGGAGAAACGACCCATTATCTCTCCAGAGGGTGAATTGGAAGATGACGGCGCGTATGATTCTTCAGAAGAGAACCCCACCACCCCGAATGTCCATCCAGTTTTCCAGAATGCTGAACTGTCTTCTGATCCCTCCACATCTGGGAGAAGTTTTCCAGATCACTCCCCTCCTGCTACCCACCATACCCCTCACAGCGGCCTGTTTAAAAGGAGAGCAGCACTAACGGGGAAAAGCAGCACTCGTGCAGGAACAGGCGGCCGAAAGCGAGCTCTAGCTTCTGCCACTCTTAGCAGCGAGGATGATGAAGATGAGGCTGGCCCACCTAAAAAGTTAGGTGGTGGCTTGAGGAACATCAGATTCTCCCATGAGGAGAATTGTGTCCTTGTCCACACAGTGATGGATAACTGGACAAGTCTGTACGGGGCTCAGTCTCAGAAAATATCATTTGCGCAAAAAAAGTACCTGTGGCAGACCGTGGTTTCGGCAGTTAATGCAGTCAGCCATTACGGCAGGACGGTGCACCACTGCAAGAAACGCCTGTCAGATATCAAGAG GTACCTCAGGACTAAGCTAGCCACCCATAAAAAATACCCCCGTGGCACCGGGGGCAGTACCCCCATGGATCTTAAACTAACAGAATATGAGGAAGAATTGCTTTTGGTCGTTGGCGAGGAGGTCATGACGGGGCTGGAGGGCGCCCACTTGAGCACTGACAGAGTCG AAGAGTCAGAATACATTGGGTCACCTGAACAGCTATCTCCAGCCCCCAGCCTCCCAGAGGAAGAGGAATCCAGAAAGGATGACCTGTCTGAGACTCCAGCTGTGTATCCAGATG AGGAAAATACAAGGGAGAGTCACCAGGTGAAAGGAGGTCAGATGCCACCGGCGCAGAGACAAAACG ATGGGTCTAGAGAAGATACGATGACAATCAGTTTGCTTCCTGTGGACAGCACACCGAGCACTGCTACCCAGCTAACATCCACTAACCACAGAGAAACTCAGAACACAGCTCCTTCTCCACAGCTTCCATCTACCAATCAGATGACAACTCCTGGTACTTATGAGGACAGCATCATTTCTACTTTATCTAATGTGGTCTCCAAAGTTGAACGCCTGAATGCGCAGAGCAGAAAAGAAATAAACAGGAGCCACAGACTTTTAAATAACATCCATACAGATCTTTTGCTCTTGAAAGAAGAACTTAAAGTGCACAGAGAGCAACAGACAGCGCAGTCAGAAAAGATGGTAAAACTGCTCGAGGAAAGCAACGCTCTGAAAAAGATAAAACTGCAACTTATGCGGGAAAAAATTGATCTCATGCGAGGACAGGTTCCTTCTACTTCCAGCTCGACATTGGAAACTCCTGCTCCTTCCCCTGTCAAGGAGTCCACATCACCATCGCTGCCAACACAAATGTCCAGGAACTTACCTGAGTCCAATCCTTCTCCTGTAGGATCTCTGTCTGCTAGAGAGATGCAGTTCTGA